The following are from one region of the Simiduia agarivorans SA1 = DSM 21679 genome:
- a CDS encoding Na(+)-translocating NADH-quinone reductase subunit C: MANNDTIKKTVIVALSLCIVCSVVVSTAAVMLKPMQVANKALDFKRNILLAAGLMEEGKSVDELFKQVNTRLVDLNTGKFTDAVNVDTYDQRKASKDPKQSEKLSADTDIAKIGSRENIAKVYLVEKDGQLDKVILPIKGYGLWSTLYGFIALEADLNTVVGLGFYEHAETPGLGGEVDNPKWKALWVGKEVYDNGDVALDVIKGQAPAGDAHKVDGISGATLTSRGVGNLVQFWMGENGYASFLTHLKNGEA, translated from the coding sequence GTGGCTAATAACGATACAATCAAGAAGACAGTTATTGTTGCCTTGTCCCTGTGTATTGTGTGCTCCGTTGTGGTGTCTACCGCGGCGGTCATGCTCAAGCCCATGCAGGTAGCCAACAAGGCGCTGGATTTCAAACGCAACATTCTGTTGGCCGCCGGCCTGATGGAAGAAGGTAAGTCGGTTGATGAGCTGTTCAAGCAAGTGAACACCCGTCTGGTTGACCTCAACACCGGTAAATTTACCGATGCGGTCAATGTCGACACTTACGATCAGCGTAAAGCTTCAAAAGACCCTAAGCAGTCTGAGAAGCTGTCCGCAGATACCGACATAGCCAAAATCGGCAGCCGTGAAAATATCGCCAAAGTTTACCTGGTGGAAAAAGACGGCCAGCTCGACAAGGTTATTCTGCCGATTAAAGGCTACGGCCTCTGGTCTACCCTGTACGGCTTTATCGCACTGGAAGCAGACCTGAACACGGTTGTTGGCTTGGGCTTTTACGAACACGCTGAAACCCCCGGCCTGGGTGGTGAAGTGGACAATCCCAAGTGGAAAGCACTGTGGGTTGGCAAAGAAGTCTATGACAACGGTGACGTAGCGCTTGATGTGATCAAGGGCCAGGCACCTGCAGGCGACGCGCACAAAGTAGACGGTATTTCCGGTGCTACCTTGACCAGCCGCGGCGTGGGCAATCTGGTGCAATTCTGGATGGGCGAAAATGGTTACGCCAGTTTCCTCACTCACCTGAAAAACGGGGAGGCTTAA